One segment of Haemophilus influenzae DNA contains the following:
- the plsY gene encoding glycerol-3-phosphate 1-O-acyltransferase PlsY: MSLFALFYMLFAYLLGSISSAILICRLTGLPDPRQNGSHNPGATNVLRIGNRKSALAVLIFDMLKGMIPVWAGYYLGLTQFELGMVALGACLGHIFPIFFQFKGGKGVATAFGAIAPISWAVAGSMFGTWIFVFLISGYSSLSAVLTALLVPFYVWWFKPEFTFPVALVCCLLIYRHHDNIQRLWRGQEDKVWAKFKKK; the protein is encoded by the coding sequence ATGAGCCTTTTCGCCCTTTTTTATATGCTTTTTGCCTATCTTTTAGGCTCTATTTCCAGTGCGATTTTAATTTGTCGCCTTACTGGATTGCCTGATCCTCGTCAAAATGGTTCACACAATCCTGGTGCGACGAATGTATTACGTATTGGAAATCGTAAGTCTGCCTTGGCGGTGCTTATTTTTGATATGTTAAAAGGGATGATTCCTGTATGGGCAGGTTATTATTTAGGTTTAACCCAATTTGAATTAGGGATGGTCGCACTTGGTGCTTGTTTAGGGCATATTTTCCCCATTTTTTTTCAATTTAAAGGTGGCAAAGGTGTTGCAACTGCCTTTGGAGCAATCGCACCAATTTCTTGGGCTGTTGCAGGTTCAATGTTTGGTACGTGGATCTTTGTTTTTCTTATTAGTGGCTATTCTTCATTAAGTGCGGTACTTACGGCGTTACTCGTGCCTTTTTATGTGTGGTGGTTTAAACCAGAATTTACTTTTCCTGTTGCCTTGGTATGTTGCCTATTAATTTATCGTCATCACGATAACATTCAACGCTTATGGCGTGGTCAAGAAGATAAAGTTTGGGCTAAATTTAAAAAGAAATAA
- the narQ gene encoding nitrate/nitrite two-component system sensor histidine kinase NarQ — protein MHTKRSVSTRIAKYLFIILIVAGVISSLSLAIISSNKYDAKAINISGSLRMQSYRLLYEMRTQPESIENNLRRYQVSLHSSALLETQNQFFTPKAVKLSYQTILRRWAIMEKYARQYDVKNYSEQLTDYVADVDHFVFELQRFSEQKWILGVSVLFFAMLLILAMVSYVIWYTQREVVKPLHLMTKASMQVQMRQFNHIPLDTRKQNELGTLARVFTQMSTELGQLYSRLEEAVNEKTQKLRQTNRTLSTLYQSAQLLNTNTINDKILNQVLNYIFISEHLNFVKVEVMGAEHWDITLGERETDSALQIEPLSVDNEELGVLSWQAGLPCPDPRIMQNLAQMLARALYFHKNLRQKEQLLLMEERSIIARELHDSLAQVLSFLQIQLTLLKHNLKKEDEQSKEKSLAIIADFEQALSGGYAQLRELLATFRLTIQEANLQLALEQVINSLRTQTSMQMNVKSQLPSQSLNPQQLVHILQIVREATTNAIKHSQGTAIEISARINAEGEYEILVEDDGVGIPTLEEPEGHYGLNIMAERCRQLNAQLHIHRREQGGTQVKITLPHTLF, from the coding sequence GTGCATACCAAGCGTTCTGTTTCCACTCGTATTGCTAAATATTTATTTATTATTTTAATTGTTGCTGGCGTGATTAGTTCTCTGAGTTTAGCGATTATAAGTAGTAATAAATATGATGCGAAAGCTATTAATATTTCTGGTTCATTACGAATGCAAAGTTATCGTTTGCTTTACGAAATGCGGACACAACCAGAAAGTATAGAAAATAATTTGCGTCGTTATCAGGTTAGCTTACATTCTTCTGCATTACTGGAAACGCAAAATCAATTTTTTACACCTAAAGCAGTGAAATTATCTTATCAAACCATTTTGCGACGTTGGGCGATAATGGAAAAATATGCACGTCAGTATGATGTGAAAAATTATAGTGAACAGCTCACAGATTATGTTGCAGATGTTGATCATTTTGTGTTTGAGCTACAACGTTTCAGTGAGCAAAAATGGATTTTGGGCGTATCGGTGCTTTTTTTCGCTATGTTGTTAATTTTAGCTATGGTGTCTTATGTGATTTGGTACACACAGCGAGAAGTTGTGAAACCTTTGCATTTAATGACAAAAGCCAGTATGCAAGTGCAAATGCGTCAATTCAATCATATTCCGCTTGACACAAGGAAACAAAACGAACTTGGCACGCTGGCACGTGTATTTACACAAATGTCCACAGAACTAGGACAACTTTATTCACGTTTAGAAGAAGCTGTAAACGAAAAAACGCAAAAGTTACGCCAAACTAACCGCACTTTAAGCACACTTTATCAAAGTGCTCAACTTCTGAATACAAACACAATTAACGATAAAATTTTAAATCAAGTTTTGAATTACATTTTTATTAGCGAGCATTTGAACTTCGTTAAAGTGGAAGTGATGGGAGCTGAGCATTGGGATATTACATTGGGTGAGCGAGAAACCGATAGTGCATTACAAATCGAACCCCTTTCTGTGGATAACGAAGAATTAGGTGTACTCTCTTGGCAAGCGGGACTACCTTGTCCAGATCCCCGCATTATGCAAAATTTAGCGCAAATGCTTGCTCGTGCGCTTTATTTCCATAAAAATTTACGCCAGAAAGAACAGCTTTTATTAATGGAAGAACGCTCAATTATTGCGCGAGAATTGCACGATTCCTTGGCACAAGTCTTATCATTTTTACAAATTCAACTTACTTTGCTCAAACATAACCTGAAGAAAGAAGACGAACAATCAAAAGAAAAGAGTTTGGCAATTATTGCCGATTTTGAACAAGCCCTTTCTGGTGGTTACGCACAGTTACGCGAGCTTTTAGCCACTTTCCGTTTAACCATACAAGAAGCGAATTTACAACTCGCTTTAGAACAGGTAATTAATTCTTTACGCACTCAAACTTCAATGCAAATGAATGTAAAAAGTCAATTACCCTCACAAAGTTTAAATCCTCAACAGTTAGTGCATATACTTCAAATTGTGCGTGAGGCAACAACCAATGCAATCAAACATTCTCAAGGCACAGCAATTGAAATAAGTGCAAGAATTAATGCAGAAGGCGAATATGAAATTTTAGTTGAAGATGATGGGGTTGGCATTCCAACTCTTGAAGAACCAGAAGGGCATTACGGCTTGAATATTATGGCGGAACGCTGTCGTCAGCTTAATGCACAATTGCATATTCATCGCCGTGAACAAGGCGGCACGCAAGTCAAGATTACCTTGCCGCATACATTATTTTAG